Below is a genomic region from Bordetella pertussis 18323.
ACGAAATCATCGTCGGCGAACGGCGCTTTCGCGCGGCGCAACTGGCCGGCCTGAAAGAAGTGCCGGTGCTGGTGCGCGAAGTCGCCGACGAGAACGCCGCGGTCATGGCGCTGATCGAGAACATCCAGCGCGAAGACCTCAATCCGCTCGAAGAGGCGCACGGTGTTCGCCGCCTGCTCGACGAGTTCGGCCTGACGCACGAACAGGCCGCCCAGGCCATCGGCCGCTCGCGTTCGGCCACCAGCAACCTGCTGCGCCTGCTCAACCTGGCCGCGCCGGTGCAGACCATGCTGCTGGCGGGCGATGTCGACATGGGCCATGCCCGCGCCTTGCTGGCGGTCGATGCCGCCACGCAGATCCAGTTGGCCAACCAGGTCATCGCCAAGCGCCTGTCGGTACGCGAGGCCGAGAAGCTGGTCGCGCGGGCGCAAAAGGATGTCGACGCCGCGCCGCGCAAGAAGGGCAATGGCGCTTCGCGCGATGTCACGCGGCTCGAGGAAGCGCTGTCGGATCATCTCGGCACGCGCGTTGCGCTGAAGGTCGGGGCGCGTGAAAAAGGCCAGATCGTGATCGATTTCCATGGCTGGGAACATCTGAACTCGCTGCTGGAGCGCCAGGGCCTGTCCGGGGTAGTGGATGCCTGAGGCCCGGCTGCCGCGGATTGCCGTCCTGGCGACCGGCGGCACCATTGCCGGCGCGCAAACCGACGCGGCCAGCGGCGCTTACCGCGCCGGCTCGTACGGCGTCGGGCAGTTGCTGGCGGCCGTGCCTCAACTGGCCGGCCTGGCGCGCATCGGCGCCGAGCAGATCGCCAACGTCGGCAGCCAGAACATGAGCCATGCCGTCTGGCGGCAGCTCGCGCTGCGCGCCGCCGCGCTGTGCGACGATCCGGCGACCGACGGCATCGTCATTACCCATGGCACCGATACGCTGGAAGAGACCGCTTATTTCCTCAGCCTGGTATTGCCTGTGGATAAACCGGTGGTGCTGCTGGGCGCCATGCGCCCGGCCACCGCGTTGAGCGCCGACGGGCCGGTCAATCTATACAACGCGGTGGCGTTGGCCTGCCATCCGGCCGCACGCGGCCGCGGGCCGCTGGTCGTGATGAACGAGGATATCCATCTGGCCCGTCATGTGCAGAAAACGGCCGCCTCTGGCATCGCCGCGTTCGCTTCGCCCAATGCAGGCCGGGCCGGCGTCATGCAGGGCGGCCGGCCGGTGTTTCACGCCCGCGCCGAGCGCCAGGCCGCCGACGCGCTGCTCAGGCCGGACGAATTGCCGCAGCAGGCCTGGCCGCGGGTCGACATCGTGCATGCCTGTGTCGATCTCGACGGCGAGCTCATCGATTTCATGGCCGGGCGAGCCCAGGGCATCGTGTTGGCCGGCGTGGGCGACGGCAACGCCACCGACGCGGCCCTGTAGGCCCTGCAGCGGGCCAGCGCGCGGGGCGTTGCGGTGGTGCGGGCGTCGCGCACCGGCTCGGGCAAGGTGGGGCGCAATATCGAGATCGACGACGACGCCTGCGGCTTCATTGCCGCCGGCGACCTCAGCCCCCAGAAGGCCCGCGTGCTGCTTACCCTCGGCCTGTGCCAGACCCGCGATACCGCGCGCCTGCAGGCGTTGTTCGACAGCCGCTGAAACCGGGCGGCGCGTTGGCGCCCCTGTCGGCGGCTGGGCCGCCGATCCCGTTTCAACACCTTAATTTGACATTCAATTTGAATGTGTTCATAATCTCAAATTCTCCGCTGGAGGAGTGCCCGAGTGGTTAAAGGGGGCAGACTGTAAATCTGTTGGCCTTGCGCCTACGTTGGTTCGAATCCAACCTCCTCCACCAGAGACCCATGTTCCGGTCCAGTATGACGCCAGGATCGGCGCTTTGCGAGAGCAGCGCGCCCGTACCAGTTCCAGGCTCAGCAAGACGAAATCCAGGTGCGGTTCGGCCTGGATTTTGCAACGTAAGGCCAGGTGTCCTGGCTTGCCGCTGCGGGAATATGGAGGAGATGCAAGGTGAAAGGGTGGCCTGCGGGTGTAGCTCAATGGTAGAGCAGAAGCCTTCCAAGCTTACGACGAGGGTTCGATTCCCTTCACCCGCTCCAAGATTTGCCCATGTGGCTCAGTGGTAGAGCACTCCCTTGGTAAGGGAGAGGTCACGCGTTCGATCCGCGTCATGGGCACCATCGAATTCTAAGTTCTTCTTCAAGTCAGAAGCTTCAATCCAGGTCAGGAGTCAGCCATGGCAAAAGGCAAGTTTGAACGTACCAAGCCGCACGTGAACGTGGGTACGATTGGTCACGTTGACCACGGCAAAACGACGTTGACGGCGGCGATCACGACGGTGCTGTCGAACAAGTTCGGCGGCGAGGCTCGCGGCTACGACCAGATTGACGCGGCGCCGGAAGAGAAGGCGCGTGGGATCACGATCAACACCTCGCACGTTGAGTACGAGACGGAGACGCGTCACTACGCGCACGTTGATTGCCCGGGTCACGCTGACTACGTGAAGAACATGATCACGGGTGCTGCGCAGATGGACGGCGCGATCCTGGTGGTGTCGGCCGCAGACGGCCCGATGCCGCAGACGCGCGAGCACATTTTGCTGTCGCGCCAGGTTGGCGTGCCGTACATCATCGTGTTCCTGAACAAGGCGGACATGGTTGATGACGCGGAGCTGCTCGAGCTGGTGGAGATGGAAGTCCGCGAACTGCTGAGCAAGTACGATTTCCCGGGCGATGACACGCCGATCGTGAAGGGTTCGGCCAAGCTGGCGCTGGAAGGCGACAAGGGCGAACTGGGCGAGCAGGCGATTCTGTCGCTGGCGCAAGCGCTGGACACGTACATTCCGACGCCGGAGCGCGCGGTCGACGGTGCGTTCCTGATGCCGGTGGAAGACGTGTTCTCGATCTCGGGCCGTGGCACGGTGGTGACTGGCCGTATCGAGCGCGGCGTGGTGAAGGTTGGCGAGGAAATCGAAATCGTGGGCATCAAGCCGACGGTGAAGACGACCTGCACGGGCGTGGAGATGTTCCGCAAGCTGCTGGACCAGGGCCAGGCGGGCGACAACGTGGGTATCTTGCTGCGCGGCACCAAGCGTGAAGACGTCGAGCGTGGCCAGGTGCTGGCCAAGCCGGGTTCGATCAACCCGCACACGGACTTCACGGCCGAGGTGTACATTCTGTCCAAGGAAGAGGGTGGCCGTCACACGCCGTTCTTCAACGGCTATCGTCCGCAGTTCTACTTCCGCACGACGGACGTGACCGGCACGATCGACCTGCCGGCGGACAAGGAAATGGTGCTGCCGGGCGACAACGTGTCGATGACCGTCAAGCTGCTGGCCCCGATCGCCATGGAAGAAGGTCTGCGTTTCGCCATCCGTGAAGGCGGTCGTACCGTCGGCGCCGGCGTCGTCGCCAAGATCATCAAGTAAGGCGCGGTTTTCCCATGGATAGAGGGGCCGGATGGCCCTCTATCCATGTTTGCTGGAAAAGTAGTACTATGTATGGTTCCGCAAGGTGCCACGCGTAGCTTGAAAGTTTTAGGGGTATAGCTCAATTGGCAGAGCGTCGGTCTCCAAAACCGAAGGTTGTAGGTTCGATTCCTACTGCCCCTGCCACCCGCCGGAGAGTATCGCGAGTTGCGCATTCACGGCGGGCTCGTGTCGCAAAATGTCTAATACCAGCATAGAAACCGTTACCAGTACCGCTGACCGGATCAAGCTCGGGTTGGCGGTTCTCGTCGTTATTGCTGGCATCGTTGGGTTTTCCATGCTCGACGCGCAGCCCATGGTGGCGCGTATCGGCGTGTTTGTCGGCGGCCTGGTCGTCGCGGCGTTGCTTGCGTGGTTCAGCGAACCCGGCCGCCGTACCCTCAGCTTTGCCGGCGAGTCGTACAACGAAGTCAAGCGAGTCTCGTGGCCCACGCGCAAAGAGACGATCCAGATGACCGGTATCGTCTTCGCCTTCGTCGCGGTGATGGGTCTTCTGATGTGGGTGCTCGATAAAGGCATCGAGTGGGTTCTCTACGGCCTGTTGCTGGGCTGGAAATAAGGACGGCGCATGAGTAAACGTTGGTATGTCGTCCATGTGTATTCCGGCATGGAGAAAAGCGTACAAAAGGCTCTGAACGAGCGCATCGAGCGCGCGGAGCTGCAGACGTCTTTTGGCCGCATTCTTGTTCCCTCCGAAGAAGTCGTCGAGGTCAAGGGCGGACAGAAGTCGATCACCGAACGCCGCATTTTCCCCGGTTATGTCCTGGTCGAAATGGATCTGACCGACGAAACGTGGCATTTGGTCAAGAACACCAATCGTGTCACTGGTTTCCTGGGTGGTTCGGGCAACCGTCCGACGCCGATTTCCGAACGGGAAGTCGAGAAAATCCTCAACCAGATGGAAGAGGGTGTCGAAAAGCCCCGGCCCAAGATTCTGTTCGAAGTGGGCGAGATGGTGCGCGTCAAGGAAGGTCCGTTTGCTGACTTCAACGGCAACGTCGAAGAAGTCAACTACGAAAAGAGCAAGGTGCGTGTGTCGGTCACCATTTTTGGTCGCGCGACGCCCGTCGAACTCGATTTCAGCCAGGTCGAAAAGACCTGATTTTCAAACCCCGGGGAGCTCTGCGCATAGCCGCAGGGCGCTATAACCCGCAAGGAGCAAAGCATGGCGAAGAAGATCGTCGGCTTTATCAAGCTGCAAGTGCCGGCTGGTAAGGCAAACCCCTCCCCCCCGATTGGCCCGGCGCTGGGTCAGCGCGGCCTGAACATCATGGAATTCTGCAAGGCGTTCAACGCCAAGACCCAAGGCATGGAGCTCGGTCTGCCGATTCCGGTGGTGATCACCGCCTTCGCGGACAAGAGCTTCACCTTCATCATGAAGACCCCGCCCGCGACGGTCCTCATCAAGAAGGCGTCCGGCGTGCAAAAGGGTTCGGCCAAGCCGCATACCGACAAGGTCGGCACGCTGACGCGCGCCCAGGCTGAAGAAATCGCCAAGACCAAGCAGCCCGACCTGACCGCGGCCGATCTGGACGCCGCCGTCCGTACGATCGCTGGCAGCGCCCGCAGCATGGGCATCACGGTTGAGGGGGGTTAATCATGGCTAAATTGTCCAAGCGCGCCGCCGCCATTGCGCAGAAAATCGACCGTACCAAGCTGTACCCGGTCGGCGAAGCCCTGAATCTGGTCAAGGAAACCGCCACCGCCAAGTTCGATGAATCCATCGATGTGGCCGTCCAGCTGGGCATCGACCCCAAGAAGTCGGACCAACTGGTCCGTGGTTCGGTCGTGCTGCCCGCCGGTACCGGCAAGACGGTTCGCGTTGCCGTGTTCGCCCAAGGCGAAAAGGCTGACGCCGCCCGTGCCGCCGGCGCCGACATCGTCGGCCTGGACGACCTGGCCGAGCAGATCAAGGCTGGCCAGATGGACTTCGACGTGGTCATCGCCTCGCCCGACACGATGCGTGTCGTGGGTGCCCTGGGCCAGGTGCTGGGTCCCCGTGGCCTGATGCCGAACCCCAAGGTCGGTACCGTGACGCCCGACGTGGCCACCGCCGTGAAGAACGCCAAGGCCGGTCAGATCCAATACCGTACCGACAAGGCTGGCATCATTCACGCCACCATCGGCCGCGCCTCGTTCGGCGTGGAACAACTGCAAAACAACCTGGCCGCCCTGGTCGATGCCCTGCAAAAGGCTCGTCCCGCCGCTGCCAAGGGTATTTACCTGCGCAAGCTGGCCGTTTCGTCCACGATGGGCGGCGGTGCTCGCGTGGAAATTGCTTCGCTGTCGGCCAACTAACAGGCCGCTGGCACATAGAACTTTGGGCCGCATCCGGACTTGTCCGGATGCTGCTGTCAAAGACCGCTGGAGCGCTAGCCGGTTGTTTGGCGAATGCTTAATCCCGAAGCTGGTTCAGTTCGGATCCAGCGTAGACGGCGTCCCCAGGAAGATTTCTTTACCCGAAGAACTCAACCAGGCGCCGCATTCGGTTGACGCGCAAGGCTAGCGCCCCAAGCGTCTTTTGATGGAGTGTTCAAACCGTGAGTCTCAATCGCCAAGAGAAAGCGGTGGTAATCGAGGAAGTCTCGGCACAAGTGGCCAAGGCGCAATCGATTGTTATCGCCGAGTACCGTGGTCTGGACGTCGCCTCTGTCACCGTACTGCGCAAAACTGCGCGTGAATCGGGCGTTTACCTGCGTGTTCTGAAGAACACGCTGGTCCGTCGTGCGGTTGCTGGCACGGCTTTCGAGCCGCTGTCCGAGCAACTCACCGGTCCGCTGATCTATGGTATCAGCGCTGATCCGGTCGCCGCGGCCAAGGTTCTCGCTGGTTTCGCAAAAAGCAACGACAAGCTGGTCATCAAGGCGGGCTCGCTGCCCAACAGCCTGCTGACCCAGGATGGCGTCAAGGCCCTGGCCACGATGCCCTCCCGCGAGGAGTTGCTCTCGAAACTGCTGGGCACCATGCAAGCCCCGATCGCGCAATTCGTGCGTACGCTCAACGAAGTTCCGACCAAGTTCGCCCGCGGCCTCGCTGCCGTGCGCGATCAGAAAGCGGCGGCCTGATCAGGCTCCGCGTCCGGAATTCGCTGAACGACAAAGCGACACCCAACCCTGGCATTACCCAATTTTGGAGTTCTAAACAAAATGGCACTTAGCAAAGCTGAAATCCTTGACGCCATCGCTGGCATGTCCGTGCTCGAGCTGTCCGAGCTGATCAAGGAAATGGAAGAAAAGTTTGGCGTGTCGGCTGCTGCCGCCGCCGTGGCCGTGGCCGCCCCGGCCGCTGGTGGCGCTGGCGCCGCTGCTGCTGAAGAGCAGACCGAGTTCACCGTTGTGCTGCTGGAAGCCGGCGCGAACAAGGTCAGCGTCATCAAGGCCGTGCGCGAGCTGACCGGTCTGGGTCTGAAGGAAGCCAAGGACCTGGTTGACGGCGCTCCGAAGCCCGTCAAGGAAGCGCTGCCCAAGGCTGACGCCGAAGCCGCCAAGAAGAAGCTGGAAGAAGCTGGCGCCAAGGTCGAAGTCAAGTAAGACCTCGCGTCGACGCCCGGGGACAGCGCTCTTAGCCGTCCCCGGGCTTTTGCGTTTCCAGGAAACCCCTACTGATGGGTCGAGTTCAGCAGGGTTTCCTGGAGTCGTATCACCTGGGGCCGTGGTTTACGGTCCATGCAACCTCGAGTCGGAGTGCTCATGCCTTACTCGTACACCGAAAAAAAGCGCATCCGCAAAAGCTTTGCCAAACGTGAGGACGTTCAAAACGTTCCCTTCCTGTTGGCGACACAGCTTCAATCCTACCTAACTTTCCTGCAAGCCGACACCGCGACCTCGGATCGCGTCAATGAAGGTCTGCAGGCGGCGTTCTCGTCGATTTTTCCGATTGTCAGCCATAACGGAATGGCGCGCTTGGAGTTCGTCAGCTATGCGCTGGGCGAGCCGGTGTTTGATGTCAAGGAATGTCAGCAGCGCGGCCTGACCTATGCGTCGCCGCTGCGCGCCAAGGTGCGCCTGGTGCTGCTGGACCGCGAAGTCAGCAAGCCGACCATCAAGGAAGTCAAGGAGCAGGAAGTCTACATGGGCGAAATTCCGCTCATGACCGGCACCGGCTCGTTCGTCATCAACGGCACCGAGCGCGTCATCGTCTCGCAGCTGCATCGTTCGCCGGGCGTGTTCTTCGAGCACGACCGCGGCAAGACGCACAGCTCGGGCAAGCTGCTGTTCTCGGCCCGCGTGATTCCCTACCGCGGCTCGTGGCTGGACTTCGAATTCGATCCCAAGGACGTGCTGTTCTTCCGCGTGGACCGTCGCCGCAAGATGCCGGTGACGATCCTGCTGAAGGCCATCGGCATGACGCCCGAATCGATCCTCGCGCACTTCTTCGATTTCGACAACTTCGAACTCAAGAGCGAAGGCGGCATGATGGAATTCGTCGCCGAACGCTGGAAGGGCGAGATGGCGCGCTTTGACATCGCCGACCGCGACGGCAAGGTGATCGTCGAGAAGGACAAGCGTATCAACGCCAAGCACCTGCGCGACCTGGCTGCCGGCGGCATCCAGCGCGTGTCGGTGCCCGAGGATTTCCTGTACGGCCGCGTGCTGGCCAAGAACATCGTCGATCCCGACACCGGCGAAGTCGTGGCGCATGCCAACGACGAGATCACCGAAAGCGTGCTCAACGCGATGCGCGCCGCCAACGTGCGCGACATCCAGACGCTGTACACCAAC
It encodes:
- the rplL gene encoding 50S ribosomal protein L7/L12 — translated: MALSKAEILDAIAGMSVLELSELIKEMEEKFGVSAAAAAVAVAAPAAGGAGAAAAEEQTEFTVVLLEAGANKVSVIKAVRELTGLGLKEAKDLVDGAPKPVKEALPKADAEAAKKKLEEAGAKVEVK
- a CDS encoding ParB/RepB/Spo0J family partition protein, coding for MVTKKPKGLGRGLDALLGADVPAIDNIGKAPAAAPEGPPATLPVSKMRAGKYQPRTRMDEGALNELAESIRTQGIMQPILVRALGADAPGQYEIIVGERRFRAAQLAGLKEVPVLVREVADENAAVMALIENIQREDLNPLEEAHGVRRLLDEFGLTHEQAAQAIGRSRSATSNLLRLLNLAAPVQTMLLAGDVDMGHARALLAVDAATQIQLANQVIAKRLSVREAEKLVARAQKDVDAAPRKKGNGASRDVTRLEEALSDHLGTRVALKVGAREKGQIVIDFHGWEHLNSLLERQGLSGVVDA
- the nusG gene encoding transcription termination/antitermination protein NusG: MSKRWYVVHVYSGMEKSVQKALNERIERAELQTSFGRILVPSEEVVEVKGGQKSITERRIFPGYVLVEMDLTDETWHLVKNTNRVTGFLGGSGNRPTPISEREVEKILNQMEEGVEKPRPKILFEVGEMVRVKEGPFADFNGNVEEVNYEKSKVRVSVTIFGRATPVELDFSQVEKT
- the rplK gene encoding 50S ribosomal protein L11, which codes for MAKKIVGFIKLQVPAGKANPSPPIGPALGQRGLNIMEFCKAFNAKTQGMELGLPIPVVITAFADKSFTFIMKTPPATVLIKKASGVQKGSAKPHTDKVGTLTRAQAEEIAKTKQPDLTAADLDAAVRTIAGSARSMGITVEGG
- the rplJ gene encoding 50S ribosomal protein L10; protein product: MSLNRQEKAVVIEEVSAQVAKAQSIVIAEYRGLDVASVTVLRKTARESGVYLRVLKNTLVRRAVAGTAFEPLSEQLTGPLIYGISADPVAAAKVLAGFAKSNDKLVIKAGSLPNSLLTQDGVKALATMPSREELLSKLLGTMQAPIAQFVRTLNEVPTKFARGLAAVRDQKAAA
- the rplA gene encoding 50S ribosomal protein L1, producing MAKLSKRAAAIAQKIDRTKLYPVGEALNLVKETATAKFDESIDVAVQLGIDPKKSDQLVRGSVVLPAGTGKTVRVAVFAQGEKADAARAAGADIVGLDDLAEQIKAGQMDFDVVIASPDTMRVVGALGQVLGPRGLMPNPKVGTVTPDVATAVKNAKAGQIQYRTDKAGIIHATIGRASFGVEQLQNNLAALVDALQKARPAAAKGIYLRKLAVSSTMGGGARVEIASLSAN
- the tuf gene encoding elongation factor Tu, producing MAKGKFERTKPHVNVGTIGHVDHGKTTLTAAITTVLSNKFGGEARGYDQIDAAPEEKARGITINTSHVEYETETRHYAHVDCPGHADYVKNMITGAAQMDGAILVVSAADGPMPQTREHILLSRQVGVPYIIVFLNKADMVDDAELLELVEMEVRELLSKYDFPGDDTPIVKGSAKLALEGDKGELGEQAILSLAQALDTYIPTPERAVDGAFLMPVEDVFSISGRGTVVTGRIERGVVKVGEEIEIVGIKPTVKTTCTGVEMFRKLLDQGQAGDNVGILLRGTKREDVERGQVLAKPGSINPHTDFTAEVYILSKEEGGRHTPFFNGYRPQFYFRTTDVTGTIDLPADKEMVLPGDNVSMTVKLLAPIAMEEGLRFAIREGGRTVGAGVVAKIIK
- the secE gene encoding preprotein translocase subunit SecE, translating into MSNTSIETVTSTADRIKLGLAVLVVIAGIVGFSMLDAQPMVARIGVFVGGLVVAALLAWFSEPGRRTLSFAGESYNEVKRVSWPTRKETIQMTGIVFAFVAVMGLLMWVLDKGIEWVLYGLLLGWK